Proteins from a genomic interval of Colletotrichum higginsianum IMI 349063 chromosome 6, whole genome shotgun sequence:
- a CDS encoding Glycosyl transferase, which produces MVNPSDPSQKQPLVAMGSTTPNLLPIPSAFTRFIDHATWGDVDEVFTGQSEPKKIGSYIAYAIAQWDHDKLISRDLWRHFVRDFNGWTVDVFSAAGNVMREILRDTLRERGVYVAKNRESIATNLSECLEHQGYHEWSREEVEEVARDASKFRIAIQDDDFFRDITGADVIFAKVPQSQEDRRDTMARVREHRQEAIDNAKAMEELLGDTADRLRRPAPVPSGRETSPISFTKHPNVDTRPRRSARFSFMDPNDDEYILSGDEDDHGGPLARGDTQHRRNSPRPPLPPPTGFTHLRSNEEDRIQSRQLGDLARILNTDKMKYGGEMYDVFDMKVAVFLDACSKVDIKPQHYALAFSLMLRDKAADFYYRRICKPGVKDFTVMTNMVRNHFETPQMKQSYISEWRDTTFVNVSERNPDKSKTEVLEILIERLEVIQRALPDSMQNEEAMKMQLLNACAGIEECNLCLYNPAPTLEGVCSQLRSSIATAMRVVPHRQYPSGGNNQYVTDRQYRGSGRDNRFGRRAPSQGNTSSDNSRDRGPPTDKKCYVCRQHGCYSTRHTADERREAYAKFKSNKHVKEPSKKTYTSFLASYEGCDYNSSSDEDIRHHLEVTPAASLGDESDLEEGGYDNTFMVSTAFFGEKSFDGGALTSYLADRSVRHRLTKTDEYREKPKGEATTFTLDRYSSEVFQGILPDTGAANFSTAGQHQVTALQRTHRDVTIDTSQVGEAKIRFGSGDPVLSIGTVTVRTSFGPIDFHVVPADTPFLLCLHDMDRLHIQFDNLANYL; this is translated from the exons ATGGTCAACCCATCAGACCCTTCACAAAAACAACCGCTGGTTGCGATGGGATCGACAACCCCCAATCTCCTTCCAATCCCTTCAGCCTTCACACGCTTCATCGACCACGCGACGtggggcgacgtcgacgaggtcttCACAGGCCAGTCAGAGCCGAAGAAAATAGGCTCATACATCGCCTACGCTATCGCCCAGTGGGATCATGACAAGTTGATCAGCCGAGACCTCTGGCGTCACTTCGTCAGAGACTTCAACGGATGGACCGTCGATGTGTTCAGCGCTGCCGGGAATGTCATGAGGGAGATCCTGAGAGATACCCTCCGCGAGCGAGGGGTATACGTGGCCAAGAACCGAGAGAGCATTGCCACCAACCTCTCCGAATGTCTCGAACACCAAGGTTATCACGAGTGGTCACGCGAGGAAGTAGAGGAGGTGGCCAGAGACGCCTCGAAGTTCAGGATCGCCATCCAAGATGACGACTTCTTCCGCGACATCACAGGAGCCGACGTTATCTTCGCAAAAGTGCCGCAGTCACAAGAGGATCGCCGAGACACCATGGCTCGAGTCCGAGAACACCGGCAGGAGGCCATTGACAACGCAAAGGCCATGGAAGAGTTGCTTGGCGACACCGCCGATCGACTGCGACGTCCAGCACCAGTCCCATCAGGGCGTGAGACATCTCCAATCTCATTCACGAAACACCCCAACGTAGAtactcgacctcgacggtcAGCAAGATTCTCATTCATGGACCCCAATGATGACGAGTACATCCtcagcggcgacgaagatgaccACGGCGGTCCCCTCGCCCGAGGCGACACTCAACACCGAAGAAACTCCCCGCGCCCGCCACTGCCTCCGCCGACGGGCTTCACTCATCTCCGCAGCAACGAAGAGGACCGTATACAGTCGAGACAGTTGGGGGATCTCGCACGCATCTTGAATACAGACAAGATGAAGTACGGTGGGGAGATGTATGATGTCTTTGACATGAAGGTTGCCGTCTTTCTTGATGCCTGCTCGAAGGTTGATATCAAGCCGCAACACtacgccctcgccttctcgtTAATGCTTCGCGACAAGGCTGCCGATTTCTATTATCGACGCATCTGCAAGCCCGGTGTCAAGGATTTCACTGTCATGACGAACATGGTCCGTAACCACTTCGAGACACCCCAGATGAAGCAGTCATATATCTCCGAATGGCGAGATACCACCTTCGTCAACGTCAGCGAGAGGAACCCAGACAAGTCGAAGACGGAGGTCCTGGAGATCCTCATCGAGCGACTTGAAGTCATCCAGAGGGCACTCCCCGACAGCATGCAGAATGAGGAGGCCATGAAGATGCAGCTCCTCAATGCCTGCGCTGGGATCGAGGAGTGCAATCTCTGTCTTTATAACCCAGCCCCTACACTCGAAGGAGTCTGCTCACAGCTTCGGTCATCGATCGCGACCGCAATGCGTGTTGTCCCTCATCGACAGTACCCATCTGGAGGGAACAACCAATACGTCACGGATCGACAATACCGCGGCTCCGGCAGAGATAACCGCTTCGGAAGAAGAGCACCTTCACAAGGCAACACGTCTTCGGACAACAGTCGTGACAGAGGTCCTCCGACCGACAAGAAGTGTTACGTCTGTCGCCAGCATGGATGTTACTCCACGCGTCACACTGCAGACGAACGACGTGAAGCCTACGCGAAGTTCAAGAGCAACAAACACGTGAAGGAACCGTCGAAAAAGACATACACGTCCTTCCTCGCCAGCTACGAAGGGTGTGACTACAACAGCTCCAGTGACGAAGATATCCGTCACCACCTTGAGGTTACCCCTGCTGCcagcctcggcgacgagtcGGACCTCGAAGAGGGCGGCTATGACAATACCTTCATGGTCAGcacggccttcttcggcgaAAAGAGCTTCGACGGAGGAGCCCTTACATCATACCTTGCCGATCGGTCCGTTCGTCATCGACTGACGAAGACCGACGAATACCGTGAGAAGCCGAAGGGCGAGGCAACGACCTTCACACTCGACCGATACTCATCGGAGGTATTCCAGGGCATCCTTCCGGAtaccggcgccgccaactTCTCCACAGCAGGTCAACACCAAGTGACAGCCCTTCAACGCACACATCGTGACGTGACGATCGATACGTCACAAGTCGGAGAAGCGAAGATCCGATTCGGCAGTGGTGATCCCGTCCTTTCGATCGGGACAGTCACGGTCCGTACCTCCTTCGGCCCGATCGACTTCCACGTCGTACCCGCGGATACCCCGTTTCTCCTGTGCCTTCACGATATGGATCGCCTTCACATTCAATTCGACAACCTGGCCAAC TACCTGTGA
- a CDS encoding Aurora kinase 2 splicing has translation MISSTYDPCLLLPSDDNADFGIVGMQTDDTIGLSDSLFDAREGDELAKASFSAKPKTYLSADEKLLFNGGIVAMASSDSTVITQRQKGQGTKLQLIDAKSPTAKQDYVQQRARGAYIASICQPEACFDLSTAAQQQDPTDEDIKNLNRRIEWQMKSLDRGLTFVPLDLASAKLFVFVDGSFANNRDMTSQLGFIIILGNEEPINGHEDAFTLTGNVVHYSSTKSKRVTRSVLASEIYGMVAGVDMAYAISSTLAMITKKLNLPPIPTIACTDSYSLYECLVKLGTTQEKRLMIDIMALRQSYERRELYEVRWIHGDDNLADAFTKATPNQALENFITTSSAQIRMEGWVARA, from the coding sequence ATGATCTCATCAACCTATGATCCTTGTCTCCTGCTTCCCTCTGATGACAACGCAGACTTCGGCATAGTCGGTATGCAGACCGATGATACCATCGGCCTCTCCGACAGCTTGTTCGATGCCAGAGAGGGCGATGAGCTCGCCAAGGCATCGTTCTCGGCGAAGCCCAAGACGTACTTGAGCGCTGACGAGAAGCTCCTGTTCAACGGAGGAATCGTCGCGATGGCCTCATCCGACAGCACTGTCATTACGCAGAGGCAGAAAGGCCAGGGGACGAAGCTACAGCTGATCGACGCGAAGTCGCCGACTGCTAAGCAAGATTACGTCCAGCAGCGGGCACGTGGTGCCTACATTGCCTCCATCTGCCAACCCGAGGCATGCTTCGACCTGTCGACAGcggcccagcagcaggatcCGACCGATGAGGATATCAAGAACCTCAACCGAAGGATCGAGTGGCAGATGAAATCCCTCGATCGTGGCCTCACTTTCGTGCCCCTTGACCTGGCATCCGCAAAGCTCTTTGTGTTCGTGGATGGATCATTCGCTAACAATCGCGATATGACCTCACAGCTCggcttcatcatcatcctcggaAACGAAGAGCCGATCAACGGCCACGAGGATGCCTTCACCCTGACCGGCAACGTCGTTCACTACAGCTCAACGAAGTCCAAAAGAGTCACCAGAAGCGTGCTGGCCTCAGAGATCTATGGCATGGTGGCAGGCGTAGACATGGCCTATGCCATCTCATCCACACTGGCCATGATCACGAAGAAACTCAACCTCCCTCCTATACCCACAATCGCGTGTACAGACTCCTACTCACTGTACGAGTGCCTGGTCAAGCTGGGCACAACTCAGGAAAAGCGCCTGATGATCGACATCATGGCCCTTCGGCAGTCGTACGAGAGACGCGAGTTGTACGAAGTCCGATGGATCCATGGAGACGATAACCTGGCAGACGCCTTCACGAAGGCAACGCCCAACCAGGCCCTTGAGAACTTCATCACAACTTCATCAGCGCAGATACGAATGGAGGGATGGGTCGCCCGAGCCTGA
- a CDS encoding Extracellular metalloprotease has translation MCIASCLTYAPSEVRKAVSFTSHDLRAAKRDDLVDFKHACSDTMRLLRELTAALQGFAALTAVAHGDFSCGTPNPSHDHLKIAHGLWRDEVVNGTLVIRSRASIVVDTYLHVLASSLSATGGYIDDAGLHRQMAVLNANFGPHDISFRLQGVTRTVNAGWAGGGDELRMKRALRQGGYASLNVYFLGRSSGILGKCTFPQGASIGSNTFTLDGCTVASSTIPGGKGRNVNLGKTLTHETGHWLGLYHTFRGGCDGEGDLISDTPAQASPTRGCPPSRDSCPHKPGLDPIHNYMDYSIEEFTIGQRVRMHSFWRKYRLNAA, from the exons ATGTGCATAGCCAGCTGCCTGACTTACGCGCCATCAGAGGTAAGGAAAGCTGTGTCTTTTACGTCGCATGACCTTAGGGCTGCCAAGAGAGATGATTTGGTTGACTTCAAACACGCATGCAGTGACACGATGCGACTCCTCCGTGAACTGACGGCCGCTTTGCAAGGCTTCGCCGCCCTAACTGCCGTGGCTCATGGTGATTTTAGTTGCGGAACGCCGAACCCGTCGCACGATCATCTCAAAATCGCACACGGCCTGTGGAGGGATGAGGTCGTCAACGGCACCCTAGTCATACGCTCAAGAGCTAGTATCGTAGTAGACACATATCTCCATGTTCTAGCCTCAAGCCTCTCAGCTACTGGTGGGTATATAGAT GATGCAGGGCTCCACCGCCAGATGGCCGTTCTTAACGCAAACTTCGGACCTCACGATATCTCGTTCAGGCTACAGGGCGTGACACGCACTGTCAACGCCGGctgggctggcggcggcgacgagctaCGTATGAAACGCGCCCTCCGCCAAGGGGGATACGCCAGCCTCAACGTCTACTTTCTAGGTCGCTCGTCAGGTATTTTAGGCAAGTGCACGTTCCCACAAGGAGCGTCTATAGGCTCGAATACCTTCACACTAGATGGCTGTACTGTGGCCTCGTCAACGATCCCAGGCGGGAAGGGTCGGAACGTTAACCTAGGGAAAACCCTCACGCACGAGACAGGCCACTGGCTCGGGCTTTACCACACGTTCCGAGGCGGTTGCGATGGCGAAGGGGATCTTATTTCGGATACGCCAGCTCAGGCCAGCCCCACGCGGGGTTGCCCCCCATCCCGTGACTCCTGTCCGCACAAGCCCGGCCTTGACCCAATACACAACTACATGGATTATTCGATTGA AGAGTTCACCATAGGTCAGCGTGTTCGTATGCACAGCTTCTGGCGAAAATATCGCCTGAACGCTGCATAA
- a CDS encoding Major facilitator superfamily transporter — protein MAPTIVAPAGGDGLPPGTTKLIDQDGSIVGKHASGSDESDIVLIPRASDDPEDPLNWTKKRKWLATSCVLVYTIMIAIPSSAVYSVVTPIRTATGLSLSDINNGTGIMFLFYGWGCLIWQPFALQYGKRPAYLASLLANIAILATAPMCTKKHTYLANRILLGLFGAPVESLCEISITDIWFAHQRPKYLALYGWGLSMTGKLAPMLSGFINVGMGWEWTLWWCAIFNGIAFVYCFLFMEETNYDRPARPVGDNTALMSENGATDQQQGGDDADEKMSDKAGDSNSANDAKAFDSETGQVFFPRKTYIQKLGIKDKPRPNRMLDIALGGLRGFTYPSVVYAGLMYGANNLVWSGVQNATAGTVYTTMYGFSTAGVAAAYLGGLLGTMVGGYYCGKVGRLLTIKLARRNGGISESEHSLWLFSASMFLVPFSMLLYGLGVTYHIHWMGLVISQFTLAINNALAVSGSLGYAIASYPQLSGDMITTCVIIRNTMSFAINYSITPWLNQMGYRDTYIIVAAIGFVWNASIFVVTKYGRSIREKSAARYWKQVAQAHSKGLSH, from the exons ATGGCCCCCACAATCGTCGCCCCCGCGGGCGGAGATGGCCTCCCACCCGGCACCACCAAGCTCATCGACCAAGACGGCTCCATCGTCGGCAAACACGCCTCCGGGTCCGATGAATCTGACATTGTGCTTATTCCTCGCGCATCAGACGATCCAGAGGACCCGCTCAACTGGACGAAGAAGCGAAAATGGTTGGCGACATCGTGTGTTCTTGTCTACACCATCATGATCGCGATTCCGAGTAGCGCGGTCTACTCTGTCGTGACGCCTATCAGAACAGCAACTGGCTTGTCCTTGTCGGATATAAATAACGGGACAGGTATCATG TTTTTGTTCTATGGCTGGGGTTGCTTGATCTGGCAACCGTTCGCGCTGCAATATGGCAAACGGCCGGCATACCTTGCGTCTCTCCTCGCCAATATC GCTATCCTTGCCACTGCTCCGATGTGCACGAAAAAGCACACGTACCTGGCCAATCGAATCCTGCTTGGGCTTTTCGGAGCGCCGGTTGAGTCGCTATGCGAGATATCGATCACCGATATT TGGTTCGCGCACCAGCGCCCAAAGTACCTTGCGCTCTACGGATGGGGCCTATCCATGACAGGCAAGCTTGCTCCAATGCTGTCAGGTTTCATCAACGTTGGCATGGGCTGGGAGTGGACTCTA TGGTGGTGTGCCATCTTCAACGGTATTGCATTTGTCTATTGCTTCCTTTTCATGGAGGAGACCAACTACGACAGACCTGCAAGGCCGGTGGGAGACAACACAGCATTGATGTCCGAGAACGGGGCTACTGATCAGCAGCAGGGAGGCGATGATGCAGACGAGAAAATGTCCGATAAAGCCGGCGACAGCAATTCCGCAAATGATGCCAAGGCATTCGATAGCGAGACCGGGCAGGTCTTTTTCCCCCGCAAGACATACATTCAAAAGCTTGGTATCAAGGACAAGCCTAGGCCCAATCGCATGTTGGACATCGCGCTTGGCGGCCTCCGGGGCTTCACATACCCTTCGGTTGTGTACGCTGG TTTGATGTACGGTGCGAACAActtggtctggtctggtgTGCAGAACGCTACTGCTGGTACAGTCTACACCACAATGTACGGCTTCTCGACAGCCGGTGTAGCTGCCGCATACTTAGGTGGTCTGCTTGGCACTATGGTCGG GGGCTACTACTGTGGCAAAGTCGGTCGACTGCTCACCATCAAACTCGCCCGCCGCAACGGCGGCATATCAGAGTCTGAGCACTCTTTGTGgctcttctcggcgtccATGTTCCTGGTTCCGTTCAGCATGCTTCTCTACGGGCTCGGCGTGACGTATCATATTCACTGGATGGGTCTCGTCATTTCCCAATTCACCCTTGCCATCAACAATGCACTCGCCGTATCTGGCTCCCTCGGCTACGCCATTGCCTCGTATCCCCAGCTGAGCGGTGACATGATCACCACCTGCGTCATCATCCGCAACACGATGTCTTTTGCAATAAACTACAGCATCACCCCCTGGCTAAATCAAATGGGTTACAGAGACACCTACATCATTGTTGCAGCCATTGGCTTTGTGTGGAATGCGAGCATATTCGTCGTGACAAAGTACGGTAGAAGCATCAGGGAGAAGAGCGCCGCGCGATATTGGAAACAAGTTGCTCAGGCCCATTCCAAGGGCTTAAGTCATTAA
- a CDS encoding Amidase, with amino-acid sequence MNPPSWKELAQVCVDVQQKSIPKAYLLPDDQLPSKDRRNVQIVPYEAGTLSIEELDMTEQDASSLRLKYQTGTNFATEILAEEALKTAEELDAYYQKTGQLRGQLHGIPVSVKEHIGMGGHITHAGFVSKIANVPLEDALSIQILKKAGAVIHVRTNQPQSLMHLDCNNNITGMTLNPHNLLCSPGGSSGGEGVSVGARCSVIGVGTDIGGSIRVPAAFNGCYGLRPTALRVPNLGNFGITSGQESIRGVVGPLGQSVDDLELFMSTMLEAEPWDIETMLVPVPWRVVKPHPPVLRALRSAMGKLKEAGINVVDWKAHDHARGWDIVSALYFPQGPKPYLDTFAESGEPTLALTQHAFNFSKAEPLSVAENWDLNYKREAYRREYHALMKHLGVDFILCPAYAGAGVLQGGAEYWNYTAIWNVLDQPAAILPSGLRVDKSMDRLEEGYKPRNPDDEREWRAYDSELLDGMAICLQLVGKHFQDEEVLQAAKLVDRVLKR; translated from the exons ATGAATCCTCCGAGTTGGAAAGAGCTCGCACAAGTCTGCGTGGACGTCCAGCAAAAGTCGATACCAAAAGCGTATCTGCTTCCAGACGACCAACTTCCCTCAAAAGACCGTCGGAACGTTCAAATTGTGCCGTATGAAGCGGGGACTCTGTCAATTGAAGAACTGGACATGACAGAGCAAGATGCTTCTAGCTTGCGTCTGAAGTATCAGACAGGC ACTAATTTTGCCACGGAGATACTTGCCGAGGAGGCCCTGAAAACGGCCGAAGAGCTCGATGCATATTATCAAAAGACAGGCCAGCTGCGCGGCCAGCTCCATGGAATCCCGGTTTCTGTCAAG GAACACATTGGGATGGGTGGACATATTACCCACGCCGGCTTCGTGTCCAAGATTGCAAACGTCCCACTTGAAGATGCACTTTCCATCCAAATCTTGAAAAAGGCTGGAGCCGTAATTCATGTCCGCACCAATCAGCCCCAGAGTCTGATG CACTTGGATTGCAACAATAATATCACCGGTATGACACTGAACCCGCACAACCTGTTGTGTTCTCCCGGAGGTTCTtctggcggcgagggcgtaTCTGTTGGCGCCAGATGCTCCGTTATTGGCGTCGGTACCGACATTGGCGGCAGCATTCGTGTTCCGGCAGCATTCAACGGATGTTACGGCCTTCGACCTACTGCCCTTCGGGTTCCCAATCTCGGGAACTTTGGCATTACTTCTGGACAGGAAAGTATTCGCGGTGTGGTTGGCCCATTGGGTCAAAGCGTCGACGACTTGGAACTGTTCATGAGTACGATGCTTGAAGCGGAGCCCTGGGACATTGAGACCATGTTGGTGCCAGTGCCTTGGAG AGTCGTCAAACCACACCCACCGGTCCTTCGAGCCCTTCGCTCAGCCATGGGCAAGTTGAAAGAAGCGGGAATCAACGTCGTGGACTGGAAGGCTCACGACCATGCGCGTGGTTGGGATATAGTG TCAGCTTTGTATTTCCCTCAAGGGCCGAAGCCATACCTGGATACATTCGCAGAGAGTGGAGAACCAACGCTTGCTCTCACCCAACACGCTTTCAACTTCTCTAAAGCGGAGCCGCTCTCGGTAGCGGAAAACTGGGACTTGAACTATAAACGAGAGGCATACAGACGAGAGTATCACGCTTTGATGAAGCACCTTGGTGTTGACTTTATCCTCTGTCCGGCCTATGCCGGGGCCGGGGTGTTGCAAGGTGGCGCAGAGTACTGGAACTACACTGCAATCTGGAATGTGCTTGATCAGCCTGCGGCCATCCTGCCCAGCGGACTCAGGGTTGATAAGTCTATGGATAGGCTTGAGGAGGGATATAAGCCCCGGAATCCAGACGACGAGAGAGAATGGAGAGCTT ATGATTCGGAGCTACTTGACGGCATGGCTATTTGCTTGCAGCTTGTTGGTAAACACTTCCAGGATGAGGAAGTTCTTCAAGCAGCGAAGCTTGTTGATCGGGTTCTGAAGAGGTAA